In the Mus pahari chromosome 19, PAHARI_EIJ_v1.1, whole genome shotgun sequence genome, one interval contains:
- the LOC110336977 gene encoding 60S ribosomal protein L32 → MAALRPLVKPKIVKKRTKKFIRHQSDRYVKIKRNWRKPRGIDNRVRRRFKGQILMPNIGYGSNKKTKHMLPSGFRKFLVHNVKELEVLLMCNKSYCPEIAHNVSSKNRKAIVERAAQLAIRVTNPNARLRSEENE, encoded by the coding sequence ATGGCTGCCCTCCGCCCTCTGGTGAAGCCCAAGATCGTCAAAAAGAGGACCAAGAAGTTCATCAGACATCAGTCAGACCGATATGTGAAAATTAAGCGAAACTGGCGGAAACCCAGAGGCATCGACAACAGGGTGCGGAGAAGGTTCAAGGGCCAGATCCTGATGCCCAACATCGGTTACGGgagcaacaagaaaaccaagcacaTGCTGCCCAGCGGCTTCCGCAAGTTCCTGGTCCACAATGTCAAGGAGCTGGAGGTGCTGCTGATGTGCAACAAATCTTACTGTCCTGAGATTGCTCACAACGTGTCCTCTAAGAACCGAAAAGCCATCGTAGAAAGAGCAGCACAGCTGGCCATCAGAGTCACCAATCCCAACGCCAGGCTACGCAGCGAAGAAAATGAGTAG